In candidate division KSB1 bacterium, the following proteins share a genomic window:
- a CDS encoding HAD-IIIA family hydrolase: MRPRSDKIKPREEVAALCAQARAEGKKVGFTSGAFDLLHAGHVDYLEKARQACDLLVVGVNSDASVRAYKGPHRPIIPAQQRAEVVAALECVDLVFIFSERRNKVNIELLRPDLYIKAGDYRPAELTSSEVVERCGGRVLLLPVATPLSSTEIIARAAAAHVPQAAPVERDGAVHIRRPPPKQAPAVFVDRDGTILEDVPFLHEPDKVRLLPAAAAGLKRLQDMGYRIVVLTNQAGIGLGYFTLEDFYRVNSAMLKLLDAHGVRVDKVYFCPHGLAEQCECRKPGTALLRLAQEQLNVDLHHSVVIGDRTADVETARRAGCRSILVRTGAGGQDGEYAVAADFVANDLEEAAAILLEQERRPAGEDKTKTPASGEKP; this comes from the coding sequence ATGCGCCCGCGAAGCGACAAGATCAAGCCCCGGGAAGAAGTCGCCGCTCTGTGCGCACAGGCGCGGGCGGAGGGCAAGAAGGTCGGCTTCACCTCTGGGGCCTTTGACCTCCTCCACGCCGGCCATGTCGACTATCTGGAAAAGGCGCGCCAGGCCTGTGACCTGTTGGTGGTGGGGGTGAACTCCGACGCCTCCGTGCGGGCCTACAAGGGGCCCCACCGGCCCATTATCCCCGCCCAGCAACGGGCGGAGGTGGTGGCCGCCCTGGAATGCGTCGACCTGGTCTTCATCTTCTCGGAACGCCGCAACAAGGTGAACATCGAACTCTTGCGGCCGGACCTTTACATCAAGGCAGGCGACTATCGGCCAGCGGAATTGACCTCCAGCGAGGTGGTGGAGCGCTGTGGGGGCCGGGTGCTGTTGCTTCCGGTGGCCACCCCTCTGTCCAGCACGGAAATCATCGCCCGGGCCGCCGCGGCACATGTGCCTCAGGCCGCGCCGGTGGAACGCGATGGCGCCGTGCATATTCGTCGCCCGCCTCCGAAGCAGGCGCCCGCCGTGTTCGTCGACCGGGATGGCACCATCTTGGAGGATGTGCCCTTTCTGCACGAGCCGGACAAGGTACGATTGCTCCCCGCGGCAGCCGCAGGCCTCAAGCGCCTTCAGGACATGGGCTATCGGATTGTGGTGCTGACCAATCAGGCGGGAATCGGGCTCGGTTACTTCACGCTTGAGGACTTTTACCGCGTCAACAGTGCGATGCTCAAACTCCTCGATGCCCACGGAGTGCGTGTCGACAAGGTCTACTTCTGCCCGCACGGGCTAGCTGAGCAGTGCGAGTGCCGCAAGCCGGGCACAGCGCTTCTCCGCCTGGCCCAGGAGCAGCTCAATGTGGATCTGCATCACAGCGTGGTGATCGGTGACCGCACAGCCGACGTCGAGACTGCCCGCCGCGCGGGGTGCAGGAGCATCCTGGTGCGCACCGGCGCAGGCGGCCAGGATGGGGAGTACGCCGTGGCGGCCGACTTTGTCGCCAATGACCTCGAGGAGGCCGCTGCTATCCTGCTGGAGCAGGAGCGGAGACCTGCAGGGGAAGACAAGACGAAAACACCAGCTTCCGGAGAAAAGCCATGA